The following are encoded in a window of Nitrososphaerota archaeon genomic DNA:
- a CDS encoding C2H2-type zinc finger protein, which translates to MGNDEKPETQFVCPYCGSAFKTKALLSKHIDRIHTGSGLLEGDTRQW; encoded by the coding sequence TTGGGAAATGACGAAAAGCCTGAGACTCAGTTTGTCTGTCCATATTGCGGCTCCGCTTTCAAGACCAAAGCTCTTCTGTCGAAGCACATCGACAGGATTCACACCGGTAGCGGGTTGTTAGAAGGTGATACCCGTCAGTGGTAA
- the tuf gene encoding translation elongation factor EF-1 subunit alpha translates to MADKPHLNVIVIGHVDHGKSTSMGHFLYDLGVVDMRAIDEFAKESEKTGKGDSFKYAWVLDNLKDERERGVTIDLAFQRFETDKYFYTLIDAPGHRDFVKNMITGASEADCAVLVVSAKKGEAEVALGAGGQAREHAFLAKTLGVNQLAVLINKMDDNTVNWSKDRYDIVKAMIENLLKTVGYNTSKINFIPGSGWLGDNLVKKSEHMPWYTGPTLYEAMDQFTEPALPLDKPLRLPIQDVFTITGVGTVPVGRVETGRMKANDTVIVMPSGVTAEVKSIETHHTPMPEAKAGDNIGFNLRGISKTDIRRGDVIGKPDNPPAIAKEFIAQIIVVYHPTALAAGYTPVLHAHTAQVAGTITEIVAKIDPRTGQPTEEKPKSIKTGDAALVRIQPLRPLCLETFKDFPELGRFAMRDMGTTVAAGVVREITQKGTPGRT, encoded by the coding sequence ATGGCTGATAAGCCTCATTTGAACGTAATAGTAATTGGACACGTGGACCACGGGAAATCAACCAGCATGGGGCATTTCCTATACGATCTCGGCGTTGTAGACATGCGAGCAATCGACGAGTTCGCTAAAGAGTCTGAGAAGACCGGTAAAGGTGATTCATTCAAGTACGCTTGGGTTCTAGACAACCTAAAGGATGAGCGTGAACGCGGTGTCACCATCGATCTCGCCTTCCAGAGATTCGAGACTGACAAATACTTCTACACACTCATCGATGCACCTGGTCACCGTGACTTCGTCAAGAACATGATTACCGGTGCCTCTGAAGCGGACTGCGCAGTCCTAGTCGTGTCCGCTAAGAAGGGTGAAGCAGAAGTAGCCCTTGGAGCCGGAGGTCAAGCAAGAGAACACGCATTTTTGGCAAAGACCCTCGGTGTCAACCAACTAGCAGTTTTAATCAACAAGATGGATGACAACACGGTTAACTGGAGCAAGGATAGATACGACATCGTAAAGGCGATGATTGAGAACCTGCTCAAAACCGTGGGATACAACACCAGCAAAATCAACTTCATCCCCGGATCAGGCTGGCTAGGTGACAATCTGGTCAAAAAGTCTGAGCACATGCCCTGGTACACTGGACCAACCCTCTATGAAGCTATGGATCAGTTTACTGAACCAGCATTACCTCTAGACAAGCCACTCAGACTACCAATTCAAGATGTCTTCACAATCACCGGTGTAGGCACCGTTCCAGTAGGAAGAGTCGAGACTGGTAGAATGAAGGCTAACGACACTGTCATCGTTATGCCAAGCGGTGTTACTGCTGAAGTCAAATCAATCGAGACCCATCACACTCCAATGCCTGAGGCAAAGGCTGGTGACAACATCGGCTTCAACCTAAGAGGCATCTCAAAGACCGATATTAGACGCGGAGACGTTATCGGCAAGCCTGATAACCCACCTGCAATAGCTAAAGAGTTCATCGCTCAAATCATCGTAGTCTACCACCCAACAGCATTAGCTGCCGGATACACTCCTGTCCTCCACGCACACACCGCGCAAGTAGCAGGAACAATCACAGAAATCGTCGCAAAAATCGATCCAAGAACAGGCCAACCGACAGAGGAGAAACCCAAGTCAATCAAAACCGGTGATGCTGCACTCGTACGCATCCAGCCGCTAAGACCACTCTGCCTTGAAACCTTCAAGGACTTCCCTGAGCTCGGCCGCTTCGCAATGCGCGATATGGGTACAACCGTGGCTGCAGGCGTAGTCAGAGAAATCACCCAGAAAGGCACACCCGGCCGCACCTAG
- a CDS encoding YbaN family protein, with protein sequence MVAKEPSKIIRVGLIISGTFFLGLGLLGLVLPILPTTPFLLLAAFCYSRSSKRMNDWLMSNRLFGSYLKNYKEGRGMPVKAKLFTISFLWVTITFSAFTVVTILAVQIILILVAIGVTVHLLKIKNLKQ encoded by the coding sequence ATGGTCGCTAAGGAACCGAGTAAAATTATTCGGGTTGGGTTAATAATTTCGGGAACCTTCTTTTTGGGGCTCGGACTTCTCGGGTTAGTTCTGCCTATTTTGCCGACCACGCCTTTTCTCTTGCTGGCTGCCTTTTGCTACTCAAGAAGTTCAAAGAGGATGAATGATTGGCTCATGTCCAATCGATTGTTCGGGAGCTACCTGAAAAATTACAAGGAAGGCCGAGGGATGCCGGTAAAAGCAAAGCTGTTCACCATTTCATTCCTATGGGTGACAATAACATTCTCGGCCTTCACGGTAGTAACTATCCTTGCAGTCCAGATAATCCTAATCTTAGTGGCAATTGGAGTCACAGTCCACCTCCTAAAAATCAAGAACCTGAAACAGTAA
- a CDS encoding DUF4367 domain-containing protein: MIKSNLKIIGAIITITLAISIGFVASHQSYGFTRGNGELTLQAIYDLNRIGKNVTTSELQVSTGLRQPTYLPLGTSSPQIKLRDDNSIAVIIYTNPRINRIVGYQQEVQILILAMKDGTSFETFQTTVPKPTMTVIKDGKETIVEPKVYVLGANRTRLVSIAGTPGYGYDPVHTAEFNDFGRVQWWSKTSGIHYEILADLPLQELVRIAASIQYV; encoded by the coding sequence ATGATCAAATCAAACCTAAAGATTATTGGAGCAATCATTACCATCACCCTCGCTATCTCAATAGGCTTCGTCGCAAGCCACCAATCGTATGGGTTCACGCGGGGAAACGGTGAGCTTACCCTCCAAGCTATCTACGACTTGAACCGAATCGGTAAAAATGTCACGACATCCGAACTGCAGGTCTCAACGGGTTTAAGACAACCTACATACCTGCCCCTTGGAACCTCATCACCTCAGATAAAGCTGCGTGATGACAATTCAATCGCTGTAATAATCTATACTAACCCACGCATCAACAGAATAGTAGGCTATCAGCAAGAGGTCCAGATACTGATACTCGCAATGAAAGACGGAACATCCTTCGAGACCTTCCAGACAACCGTGCCCAAACCAACTATGACCGTGATTAAAGACGGAAAAGAAACTATCGTGGAGCCTAAAGTATACGTGTTAGGAGCGAACCGCACAAGACTGGTTTCCATAGCAGGCACTCCCGGGTACGGTTACGACCCAGTGCATACAGCAGAGTTCAATGACTTTGGTCGAGTCCAGTGGTGGAGCAAAACAAGCGGTATACACTATGAGATCCTCGCTGACCTACCCCTTCAAGAGCTAGTTAGGATAGCCGCATCGATACAATATGTCTAA